One stretch of Prunus persica cultivar Lovell chromosome G1, Prunus_persica_NCBIv2, whole genome shotgun sequence DNA includes these proteins:
- the LOC18791879 gene encoding transcription initiation factor TFIID subunit 5 encodes MDEESVRKFVAAYLKKKGFKQTENAFQEELNKNTNNSSSPISFNSQFDPDVAKHILSFSEFEDGPAKYQDGYAKLRSWTYSSLDLYRHELLRVLYPVFIHCFMDLVAKGHVQEARTFFNSFREDHEMMHLRDLQKLEGVLSPSHLREMEFAHSLRQSKVNIKICQYSYELLLQFLHKSQSTTMLGIINEHINFQVSPGQPSSISDDAESVTLTGSSQDSANQINQKEIHWGLLEDSFEERLEKAGGLLLESEKAEGETKEGDWDENKKKSIEGAKQGSSIKKLKKDKAAGATGKNVRPEATPVATAPRVKAELTLPVIPTEVEQSILEDLRNRVQLSSAALPSVSFYTFINTHNGLNCASISHDGSLVAGGFSDSSLKVWDMARIGQQGVDSLQGENGTTSSEQVLGSNGGKRPYTLFQGHSGPVYSATFNPLGDFILSSSADSTVRLWSTKLNANLVCYKGHNYPVWDVQFSPVGHYFASASHDRTARIWSMDKIQPLRIMAGHLSDVDCVQWHANCNYIATGSSDKTVRLWDVQTGECVRIFIGHRSMVLSLAMSPDGRYMASGDEDGAIMMWDLSSGRCVTPLTGHTSCVWTLAFSGEGSLLASGSADCTVKLWDVTASTKLPKTEENKSGNTSRLRSLKTLPTKCTPVYSLRFSRRNLLFAAGVLSKTV; translated from the exons ATGGACGAGGAGAGCGTACGGAAATTTGTGGCAGCATACCTGAAGAAGAAAGGGTTCAAGCAAACGGAGAACGCTTTCCAGGAAGAACTTAACAAAAACACCAACAACTCTTCGTCTCCGATCTCTTTCAATTCCCAATTTGACCCCGACGTCGCCAAGCACATCCTCTCCTTCTCCGa ATTTGAGGATGGTCCTGCAAAGTATCAAGATGGATATGCCAAATTGAGGTCATGGACTTATAGTTCATTGGATTTGTACAGg CATGAGTTACTTCGTGTTCTTTATCCGGTATTTATTCATTGTTTCATGGATCTGGTTGCAAAAGGTCATGTTCAAGAAG CTCGGACATTTTTCAATAGCTTTCGTGAAGACCATGAAATGATGCACCTACGAGATCTACAGAAGTTGGAGGGAGTTCTATCTCCTTCTCATTTGCGG GAGATGGAATTTGCTCATTCTCTCAGGCAGAGCAAAGTGAACATAAAGATTTGCCAG TACTCCTATGAGCTTCTGCTGCAGTTTCTACACAAGTCACAATCCACCACAATGCTCGGGATTATCAATGAGCATATCAACTTCCAAG TTTCTCCTGGACAACCCAGCTCAATTTCTGATGATGCTGAGTCTGTAACACTTACTGGAAGCAGCCAGGATTCAGCTAATCAGATAaaccagaaggaaatacattGGGGG TTGCTCGAAGATTCTTTTGAAGAACGTTTGGAAAAGGCTGGGGGCTTGCTTTTAGAGTCTGAAAAAGCAGAAGGGGAAACCAAAGAAGGGGACTGGGATGAGAATAAG aaaaaatcaattgaaGGAGCTAAACAGGGTTCTTCAatcaaaaagttaaaaaaggaCAAGGCTGCCGGTGCAACGGGCAAAAATGTACGCCCTGAGGCAACCCCTGTCGCTACAGCACCAAGAGTCAAAGCAGAGCTTACTTTGCCAGTAAT TCCGACAGAGGTTGAACAGTCTATTCTTGAAGACTTGAGAAACCGTGTACAATTGAGTAGTGCTGCTCTGCCATCCGTCAGCTTTTATACATTTATTAACACACACAATGG TTTAAACTGTGCATCTATATCCCATGATGGATCCTTGGTTGCTGGTGGATTTTCAGACTCATCACTGAAG GTATGGGATATGGCAAGGATTGGGCAACAAGGTGTTGATT CTTTGCAGGGTGAGAATGGAACCACTTCAAGTGAACAAGTTCTTGGGTCAAATGGTGGAAAAAGACCATATACTTTGTTTCAGGGTCATTCAGGGCCAGTTTATTCAGCTACTTTCAATCCTCTTGGCGATTTTATACTTTCCTCTTCAGCAGACTCAACTG TTCGGTTGTGGAGCACAAAACTAAATGCAAATCTTGTTTGCTACAAGGGTCATAATTACCCTGTGTGGGATGTTCAG TTTAGTCCTGTAGGCCACTATTTTGCAAGTGCTTCACATGATCGAACAGCAAGGATTTGGTCTATGGACAAAATACAGCCTTTGAGAATAATGGCAGGGCACTTATCTGATGTTGAT TGTGTACAATGGCATGCCAACTGCAACTACATTGCCACTGGTTCTAGTGACAAAACAGTTCGATTGTGGGATGTACAGACTGGAGAGTGTGTCCGAATATTCATTGGTCACAGGAGTATGGTTTTGTCTCTGGCAATGTCACCTGATGGTCGGTACATGGCTTCTGGTGATGAAGATGGTGCAATCATGATGTGGGACCTTTCAAGTGGCCGCTGTGTTACACCTTTGACGGGTCACACCTCATGTGTGTGGACACTTGCTTTCAG TGGTGAAGGTTCGCTTCTTGCTTCTGGGTCTGCTGATTGCACTGTAAAACTATGGGACGTAACTGCAAGTACAAAGTTGccaaaaactgaagaaaa CAAAAGTGGAAATACCAGCAGACTGAGATCATTGAAGACTTTACCAACCAAGTGTACCCCTGTCTACTCGTTACGG TTTTCTCGAAGAAACCTTCTATTTGCGGCCGGGGTTCTCTCAAAAACTGTATAA